Proteins found in one Helicobacter sp. NHP19-003 genomic segment:
- the aroA gene encoding 3-phosphoshikimate 1-carboxyvinyltransferase — protein MKLEIKVAKPFNLELEGLPADKSLSHRALIFALLCQKPCFVKNFLQGADCLSTLNIVKALGLKVQKQDANCLKLTPPQKFLHFNEPTKPLNCNNSGTSMRLLSGLLSSSQHQQNHYVLIGDRSLSQRPMGRVIKPLAQMGAHIHARAQNLAPLSVLSAPLDGLNYASPIASAQVKSALLLAALQAKDPLHFSEPHLSRDHSERALLALGAPIKIAPPKLTLEPLQRPLESFSWHIPADPSSAFYFALAVLLVPGSAVLLKEVLLNPTRIEAFKVLEQMGAKVHYVPKGQMGTEPVGDIYVKHSPLKAVHISENIASLIDELPALAVAMSVAKGVSVVANAKELRFKESDRIATTLTNLEKLGIECHALEDGFQIVGGAFKRPKEPLESFKDHRIALSFVVALLACGGALEGIECASVSFPRFLDLFKRLVA, from the coding sequence ATGAAGCTAGAAATCAAGGTTGCCAAGCCCTTTAACCTAGAATTAGAGGGCTTGCCCGCTGATAAATCTTTGAGCCACCGCGCCTTGATTTTTGCACTTTTGTGTCAAAAGCCTTGTTTTGTCAAAAACTTCTTGCAGGGGGCGGATTGTTTAAGCACGCTAAATATCGTTAAGGCTTTGGGACTTAAGGTACAAAAACAGGACGCAAACTGCTTAAAACTCACCCCGCCTCAAAAGTTTTTACACTTCAACGAGCCCACTAAACCCCTCAATTGCAACAACTCGGGCACCAGCATGCGCCTTCTTAGCGGACTTTTAAGCTCTAGCCAACACCAGCAAAACCACTATGTCCTCATAGGGGATCGATCTTTAAGCCAAAGACCTATGGGTAGGGTGATTAAGCCTTTGGCACAAATGGGCGCACACATCCACGCAAGGGCGCAAAATTTAGCCCCTCTAAGTGTTCTTAGTGCGCCACTAGATGGGCTGAATTATGCTAGCCCCATCGCCTCCGCTCAAGTCAAAAGTGCCCTACTTTTAGCCGCCTTGCAAGCCAAAGACCCTTTGCATTTTAGCGAGCCACATTTAAGTCGCGATCACAGCGAAAGGGCTCTGCTCGCTCTAGGCGCGCCTATCAAAATCGCCCCTCCCAAACTCACGCTGGAACCCTTGCAAAGACCCTTAGAGTCCTTTTCTTGGCACATCCCCGCCGACCCCTCTAGCGCGTTTTACTTTGCCTTAGCGGTGCTGTTGGTGCCGGGCAGTGCGGTGCTCTTAAAAGAGGTGCTGCTCAACCCCACCCGCATAGAAGCCTTTAAGGTCTTGGAACAAATGGGCGCAAAGGTGCATTATGTGCCAAAAGGGCAAATGGGGACAGAGCCTGTGGGGGATATTTATGTAAAACACAGCCCCCTAAAGGCGGTGCATATCAGCGAAAACATCGCCAGCTTGATTGACGAACTGCCCGCCTTAGCCGTGGCTATGAGCGTGGCCAAGGGGGTTAGCGTGGTGGCTAACGCCAAAGAGTTGCGCTTTAAAGAGAGCGATCGCATCGCCACGACTTTAACCAACTTAGAAAAATTAGGGATTGAGTGCCACGCTCTAGAGGATGGTTTTCAAATCGTGGGAGGTGCTTTCAAGCGCCCCAAAGAGCCCCTAGAGAGCTTTAAAGACCACCGCATCGCGCTTAGCTTTGTGGTGGCACTCTTGGCTTGCGGGGGGGCTTTAGAGGGCATAGAGTGCGCAAGCGTTTCCTTCCCTCGCTTTTTAGACCTCTTTAAGCGTCTTGTTGCTTAG
- a CDS encoding type 1 glutamine amidotransferase domain-containing protein, whose amino-acid sequence MLVIVTNVSKYPNDERPTGLWLGEAVHFVHEVEKAGYSVDYASPKGGYTPIDPHSLERDFMSPIDWQYYTNQAFMDLLGHTLPVSALNPKDYAAIYYAGGHGVVWDFPDNVALAQVALDIYNNGGVVSSVCHGAAGLLNIKNKEGNYLIAGKRVTGFSNTEEKAVQLDKLVPYLTEDALIARGAKYEKVTDWAPFALTDQRIVTGQNPASGALVAKQVLELL is encoded by the coding sequence ATGTTAGTTATTGTCACGAATGTTTCCAAGTACCCCAATGATGAGAGACCCACGGGTTTATGGCTTGGCGAAGCTGTCCACTTCGTGCACGAGGTTGAAAAGGCTGGCTACTCTGTAGATTATGCCAGCCCTAAAGGCGGTTACACACCCATTGACCCACACAGCCTAGAGAGGGATTTTATGAGCCCTATAGATTGGCAGTACTACACCAACCAAGCCTTCATGGATTTGTTGGGGCACACGCTCCCCGTATCTGCGCTTAATCCTAAAGACTATGCCGCCATTTACTATGCCGGCGGGCATGGCGTGGTTTGGGACTTCCCAGACAATGTTGCATTGGCCCAAGTCGCCCTAGACATTTACAACAACGGCGGGGTGGTGTCCTCTGTTTGCCACGGCGCAGCAGGGCTCTTAAACATTAAAAATAAAGAGGGGAATTACTTGATTGCAGGCAAAAGGGTAACCGGGTTTTCCAACACGGAGGAAAAGGCGGTGCAATTAGACAAACTCGTCCCCTATTTGACTGAGGATGCGCTCATCGCAAGGGGGGCCAAATATGAAAAAGTAACGGATTGGGCACCCTTTGCCCTCACAGATCAGCGCATCGTTACTGGGCAAAACCCCGCTTCAGGAGCTTTAGTGGCCAAACAAGTTTTGGAGTTGCTCTAA
- a CDS encoding 4-hydroxy-3-methylbut-2-enyl diphosphate reductase, producing MRVKMAKNYGFCFGVKRAIEIAQKNKNSLTLGSLIHNPKEIKRLEQDYNVRVQEEVQSVQADKSVIIRTHGIPKHDLVLLKNKGAHIIDATCPYVIKPQQIVEKMSAKGYQIVIFGDANHPEVKGVISYSSTPPLIVNSLEELQDKELAKRVALVSQTTKQTPKLLEIASFLIARCAEVRIFNTICNATFDNQEAVRELSQEVDIMVIVGGKTSSNTKQLFNIAKEFCKDSYLVEDFNDLEESWFRSKKLCGISAGASTPGWIIEGVREKILGF from the coding sequence ATGCGCGTGAAAATGGCAAAGAATTACGGCTTTTGCTTTGGTGTGAAAAGGGCAATTGAGATCGCCCAAAAAAACAAGAACAGCCTAACGCTAGGCTCTTTAATCCACAACCCCAAAGAGATCAAACGCTTGGAGCAAGATTACAATGTGCGGGTGCAAGAGGAGGTACAGAGTGTGCAGGCAGACAAGAGCGTCATCATCCGCACGCATGGAATCCCCAAGCACGACCTCGTCTTGCTAAAAAACAAGGGGGCGCATATCATTGACGCGACTTGTCCGTATGTGATCAAACCGCAACAGATCGTGGAAAAAATGAGTGCAAAGGGCTATCAAATTGTGATTTTTGGGGACGCAAATCACCCCGAAGTCAAGGGCGTGATCAGCTACTCCAGCACCCCCCCTTTGATTGTCAATTCTTTAGAAGAGTTGCAAGATAAAGAGCTTGCCAAGAGGGTTGCCCTCGTGTCGCAGACCACCAAACAAACCCCCAAACTCTTGGAAATTGCCAGCTTTTTAATCGCCCGTTGCGCTGAGGTGCGGATTTTCAACACCATTTGCAACGCCACCTTTGACAACCAAGAGGCGGTGAGGGAACTGAGCCAAGAAGTGGACATTATGGTGATTGTGGGGGGCAAAACTTCATCCAACACCAAACAGCTTTTCAACATCGCTAAAGAGTTTTGCAAAGATAGCTATTTAGTGGAGGATTTTAACGACCTTGAAGAGTCGTGGTTTCGCTCCAAAAAACTTTGTGGCATCAGCGCCGGTGCCTCCACCCCCGGCTGGATCATCGAGGGGGTTAGAGAAAAAATTTTGGGGTTTTAG
- a CDS encoding phage tail protein — MATPLKDIESTGIDGQFVLSAFEKPDEEHAQGAALEAIKAFKKVEQEHKIRPKFFLAPGYDSAGVGVALNDIADQFRGVFALALKSKTEDALKTELSTITTHRGILTFQDVRRMDNEVRPLNGFLTGLYAKVMAEGEFGFAKTYSNRAIAGVVGIVDTIEYLLGQDCEADRLRGLGMSVCFVDDGIRAWGRETRDPDLGIDSLHSIVIFDTIIESVLQSQKRAIDMQLTDALKEVTDNLDAFYRRLVANNVVLGYKMSVPQDINTNESIMAGVLHVCQEVQEMPLVGRIVNKIYRVSNYGTELVKTVNGAA; from the coding sequence ATGGCAACTCCTTTAAAGGACATCGAGTCCACAGGCATTGATGGGCAATTTGTGCTCAGTGCCTTTGAAAAGCCCGATGAGGAGCATGCCCAAGGGGCTGCCCTAGAAGCCATCAAAGCCTTTAAGAAAGTCGAGCAAGAGCATAAAATCCGCCCTAAATTCTTTCTAGCCCCGGGATATGATAGTGCGGGCGTGGGCGTGGCTTTAAATGACATTGCGGATCAATTTAGAGGGGTGTTTGCCCTAGCCTTGAAAAGCAAAACCGAGGATGCCCTTAAAACCGAGTTGTCCACCATCACCACACATAGGGGCATTTTGACCTTCCAAGATGTGCGGCGGATGGACAATGAAGTCCGCCCGCTCAATGGGTTTTTAACCGGGCTTTATGCCAAAGTGATGGCCGAGGGCGAGTTTGGCTTTGCCAAGACTTATTCAAACCGCGCCATTGCTGGCGTGGTGGGCATTGTAGACACCATTGAGTACCTTTTAGGGCAAGATTGTGAAGCGGATCGCTTAAGGGGGCTTGGCATGTCTGTGTGTTTCGTGGATGATGGCATTAGAGCGTGGGGGCGCGAGACTAGAGACCCCGATCTGGGCATCGACAGCCTGCACTCCATCGTGATTTTTGATACAATCATCGAGAGTGTGCTGCAAAGCCAAAAGCGCGCCATTGACATGCAACTCACAGACGCGCTCAAAGAAGTCACGGACAATCTAGATGCCTTTTACCGCCGCCTTGTGGCGAATAATGTTGTCTTGGGCTACAAAATGAGCGTGCCTCAAGACATAAACACGAATGAGAGCATCATGGCCGGCGTCTTGCATGTGTGCCAAGAAGTGCAGGAGATGCCGCTTGTGGGGCGGATTGTGAATAAAATTTACCGGGTGTCCAACTACGGCACAGAGTTAGTCAAAACAGTCAATGGAGCAGCGTGA
- a CDS encoding DNA-binding protein produces MKITLHPFKASEFLDTDEIRMLYLNAVIEDGNVAELKDTLAIIAESKGVELPALEGESWLLEALRKLGLGVHFLDEKKDQSA; encoded by the coding sequence ATGAAAATCACGCTCCACCCTTTTAAAGCTTCTGAGTTTTTAGACACCGATGAGATACGCATGTTGTATCTTAACGCTGTGATAGAAGATGGCAATGTAGCGGAGCTCAAAGACACTTTAGCCATTATTGCCGAGTCTAAGGGCGTGGAATTGCCCGCTTTAGAGGGCGAGTCTTGGCTTTTAGAAGCGTTAAGAAAATTAGGCTTAGGGGTGCATTTTTTGGATGAGAAAAAAGACCAAAGCGCCTAA
- a CDS encoding DNA-methyltransferase: MDLAACLNQVINADCLEFLVKLPSNSIDCVLIDSPYCSGGAKSLNSRNKNTTAKYGTDRAVAYHHFVGDGKDQRVWAFWIQSVFRQFERVLKPSSYFFSFIDWRALPALSDTIQLADLAWRGIVVWNKGNQARPFANAFKQQCEFILWGTKGDLPRPLEPTYHYGYIDAPINYVHGNLHPKDKIHSTEKPVKLLNHLLQIVPKGDTPPVVLDCFCGSGSALEAAASLGLAYIGVEKSPEYAQIAQKRMRSILGGVVVSAPLALLRRLHA; encoded by the coding sequence GTGGATTTAGCCGCCTGCCTCAATCAAGTCATCAACGCCGATTGTTTGGAGTTTTTGGTGAAACTGCCATCTAACTCCATCGATTGTGTGCTGATCGACTCGCCTTATTGCAGCGGGGGGGCGAAATCTTTGAATTCCCGCAACAAAAACACCACCGCCAAATACGGCACGGATCGGGCGGTCGCGTACCACCACTTTGTGGGCGATGGCAAAGACCAGCGGGTGTGGGCGTTTTGGATTCAAAGCGTGTTTCGGCAATTTGAGCGGGTGCTTAAGCCTAGTTCGTACTTTTTCAGCTTCATCGATTGGCGGGCGTTGCCCGCTTTGAGCGACACGATCCAATTAGCGGACTTGGCATGGCGGGGGATTGTGGTGTGGAACAAGGGCAATCAAGCCCGCCCTTTTGCCAATGCCTTTAAGCAACAATGCGAGTTTATCCTGTGGGGCACTAAGGGCGATCTGCCCCGCCCCTTAGAGCCCACCTACCACTACGGCTACATTGACGCGCCGATCAATTATGTGCATGGCAATTTGCACCCCAAAGACAAAATCCACAGCACAGAAAAGCCCGTGAAACTTTTAAACCATTTGTTACAAATTGTGCCTAAGGGCGACACCCCACCTGTGGTGCTGGATTGTTTCTGTGGGAGTGGGTCGGCGTTGGAGGCGGCGGCCTCGTTAGGGCTGGCCTACATCGGCGTTGAGAAATCGCCAGAATACGCCCAAATCGCCCAAAAGCGCATGCGATCTATCTTGGGGGGGGTGGTTGTGAGCGCGCCTCTTGCTCTACTAAGGAGGCTACATGCTTAG
- a CDS encoding phage portal protein codes for MGFFGLFKKQTPKTKRVNFFATPPSLDPSQLERQELFRLLNNTQADAHFAPLRAQARSIAMNSPLIAGFFDTLDSEIFGDNGITLDMASPDATLNGAVEKAFLKWRGDIPFSALSFWEVESLVLLHFKRDGEAFVYLNETPAGLSVQVIDPVNVDETQDDGRLVKKGVKVDENHAPIAYFIRDQNENLQEIPADRVLHIFKRLNALQTRGVSALAPVIYPVFQKDHFKSAELKRARLQSEITGFLVPNETEDDLDIPGIFQDQDQEQKPQTTIQEHAEVGKMTYIDKNIKPYFTESHNATNIEFFIKQTDKEIAKALGISYSTLTGDLNEVNYSSIRHGASEQRRQFRGLQNFIIRHLHNKVFKAWLANEIKRGAFRVELFETILNNFAFKPQGWEYIDPFKEMNANKVALDTGQKTLSQILREQGREFDSHMQELKKEAKVLKNSPLKAKNGG; via the coding sequence ATGGGCTTTTTTGGGTTGTTCAAAAAACAAACTCCCAAGACAAAAAGGGTTAATTTTTTTGCCACGCCCCCGAGTTTAGACCCTAGTCAGTTAGAAAGGCAAGAGCTCTTTAGACTGCTCAACAACACCCAAGCCGATGCCCATTTTGCGCCTTTAAGGGCGCAGGCCAGAAGCATTGCGATGAACTCCCCCTTGATTGCGGGATTTTTCGACACCCTAGATAGCGAGATTTTCGGAGACAATGGGATCACGCTAGACATGGCCAGCCCCGATGCCACCCTAAATGGGGCGGTGGAAAAGGCGTTTTTGAAGTGGCGTGGCGACATCCCTTTTAGTGCCTTGAGCTTTTGGGAAGTGGAGAGTTTGGTGTTGCTGCATTTCAAGCGGGATGGGGAGGCGTTTGTTTATCTCAACGAGACCCCCGCAGGATTGAGCGTGCAAGTCATTGACCCGGTCAATGTGGATGAAACCCAAGATGATGGGCGTTTGGTGAAAAAGGGGGTCAAGGTGGATGAAAACCACGCGCCTATCGCTTACTTCATCAGGGATCAGAACGAAAATTTGCAAGAAATCCCCGCAGATCGGGTGTTGCACATTTTTAAGCGGCTCAATGCGCTGCAAACAAGGGGGGTGAGCGCTTTGGCCCCCGTGATTTACCCGGTCTTTCAAAAAGACCACTTCAAGAGCGCCGAGCTCAAAAGGGCGCGGCTGCAAAGCGAGATCACAGGCTTTTTAGTGCCTAATGAAACAGAAGATGATTTAGACATCCCGGGCATTTTTCAAGATCAAGATCAAGAGCAAAAGCCCCAAACCACCATTCAAGAGCACGCAGAAGTGGGCAAGATGACCTACATTGACAAGAACATTAAGCCCTACTTCACAGAAAGCCACAACGCCACGAACATTGAGTTTTTCATCAAGCAAACAGACAAAGAGATCGCCAAGGCTCTTGGCATCAGTTACAGTACGCTCACGGGCGATTTAAACGAGGTCAATTACAGCTCCATACGGCATGGGGCCAGCGAGCAGCGGCGGCAATTTAGGGGTCTGCAAAACTTCATCATCCGGCATTTACACAACAAAGTCTTTAAGGCGTGGCTGGCAAATGAGATCAAGCGGGGGGCATTTAGGGTGGAGTTGTTTGAAACCATCCTTAATAATTTTGCCTTTAAACCGCAAGGGTGGGAGTACATCGACCCATTCAAGGAGATGAACGCCAACAAGGTCGCCTTAGATACGGGGCAAAAGACTTTAAGCCAAATTTTAAGAGAGCAGGGGCGGGAGTTTGACAGCCACATGCAAGAGCTCAAAAAAGAGGCTAAGGTGCTTAAAAATTCGCCCCTCAAGGCCAAAAATGGCGGCTAA
- a CDS encoding phage terminase large subunit family protein, producing MEGFEDHSLSQIERLKAVFAKSIFIKPRLNLYEWAQKYRVLSKESSALFGKWQTISYQKEPMECISDPRYTEVVLMWGAQLGKSEILNNTIGYYIHQDPSNILFLLPTEDLAQDYSKRRLAPMFRDVPEVGALINARDSNNTILIKNFKGGNLALVGSNSPSKLASKPIKVLIVDEADRCENTKEGHSIVLAEKRTATYFDRKIVKVSTPTIKGSSYIEREFLASDARMFFVPCPHCGFMQTLDFEGLSCEESHGAVVLESVRYKCLECGGLWDEKQKNNAVSIGEWRATNANEHNKDKAGFYLNALYSPFFSMQQIIKDYTAAKDNAQSLQVFTNTIEAKPYEPPSTSFREQELFERGESYTPTTLPDAIIFITSATDIQGNRVEIEFKGWGSGYQNWGVKHVVLQGNTAESEIWGRLYRELKAIFYTTSGRKLQSTLNLVDSGFNTERVYNFVRLDKRFIATKGASETTSKKEFLSPLKRIAKGVSLCVIGTYTGKAEVFRLLSVEKKDMSGYCHFPKSYPFEYFEQLTSEKIVKTTTPNGYKTYRWVKVRERNEGLDLFVLNLAAAKLLKVIDKI from the coding sequence GTGGAGGGATTTGAGGACCACAGCCTAAGCCAAATTGAGCGGTTAAAGGCGGTTTTTGCCAAATCCATTTTCATCAAACCCCGTTTGAACCTCTATGAGTGGGCACAAAAATACCGCGTTTTGTCCAAAGAATCGAGCGCATTGTTTGGCAAATGGCAAACCATCAGCTACCAAAAAGAGCCGATGGAGTGCATCAGCGACCCCCGCTACACAGAAGTCGTTTTAATGTGGGGGGCGCAGTTGGGCAAAAGCGAGATTTTGAATAACACGATTGGGTACTACATCCACCAAGACCCGAGCAACATTCTTTTTTTACTGCCCACAGAGGACTTGGCCCAAGACTACTCGAAACGCCGGCTCGCCCCGATGTTTCGAGATGTGCCCGAAGTGGGCGCGCTCATCAACGCCCGCGATTCAAACAACACGATTTTAATCAAGAATTTCAAGGGCGGGAATTTGGCTTTAGTGGGCTCGAACAGCCCCTCTAAGCTGGCGAGCAAGCCCATTAAGGTGTTGATTGTGGATGAAGCCGACCGCTGCGAAAACACGAAAGAAGGCCATAGCATCGTTTTGGCCGAAAAGCGCACGGCGACTTATTTTGACCGCAAAATCGTGAAAGTTTCCACGCCCACGATCAAGGGCTCGAGCTACATAGAAAGAGAATTTTTAGCCAGCGATGCGCGGATGTTTTTTGTGCCATGCCCGCATTGTGGGTTCATGCAGACTTTGGACTTTGAGGGATTGTCTTGCGAAGAGTCGCATGGGGCGGTCGTGTTGGAGAGTGTGCGCTACAAGTGCCTTGAATGCGGGGGGCTGTGGGATGAGAAGCAAAAGAACAACGCCGTGTCCATAGGAGAGTGGCGGGCTACAAACGCCAACGAGCACAATAAGGACAAGGCGGGATTTTATCTAAATGCCCTATATTCGCCTTTTTTTAGCATGCAACAGATCATCAAAGACTACACCGCCGCTAAGGACAATGCCCAGAGCTTGCAGGTGTTCACCAACACCATCGAGGCTAAGCCCTACGAGCCGCCGAGCACCTCCTTTAGAGAGCAGGAACTCTTTGAGCGGGGGGAAAGTTACACGCCCACGACTTTGCCCGATGCCATCATTTTCATCACCAGCGCCACGGACATTCAGGGCAACCGGGTGGAGATTGAGTTTAAAGGGTGGGGGTCGGGTTATCAAAATTGGGGCGTGAAGCATGTGGTGCTACAGGGCAACACGGCTGAGAGCGAGATTTGGGGGCGGCTGTATCGCGAACTGAAGGCGATTTTCTACACCACAAGTGGGCGCAAATTGCAAAGCACACTTAATCTCGTGGATAGCGGGTTTAACACCGAGCGGGTGTATAATTTTGTGCGGCTAGACAAACGCTTTATCGCCACAAAGGGGGCGAGCGAAACCACCTCTAAGAAGGAGTTTTTAAGCCCCCTAAAGCGCATTGCTAAAGGCGTTAGTTTGTGTGTGATCGGCACTTACACGGGCAAGGCGGAGGTGTTTCGGCTGCTGTCTGTGGAGAAAAAGGACATGTCGGGGTATTGCCATTTCCCAAAATCGTACCCTTTTGAGTATTTTGAGCAACTGACCTCAGAGAAAATCGTTAAAACCACCACGCCTAATGGCTACAAGACTTACCGCTGGGTCAAAGTCCGCGAGCGCAATGAGGGCTTGGACTTGTTTGTGCTCAATTTAGCGGCGGCAAAGCTCTTAAAAGTCATTGACAAAATTTAG